A DNA window from Citrobacter tructae contains the following coding sequences:
- a CDS encoding efflux transporter outer membrane subunit — MCKFKLLTLSVIFILAGCSLAPEYQRPAMPVPQQFSLSQNALVPTPQGYQDTGWRTFFVDDQVKALIGEALLNNRDLRMATLKVQEARAQYGVTDADRYPQLNAGSSGTYSGKFKGDTSTKKEFEAGLNLSFDLDFFGRLKNMSEAERQNFFASEEARRAVHILLISNVSQSYFNQRLAYAQLKIAEETLQNYQRSYAFVEKQLLTGSTNVLALEQARGVIESTRADIAKRKGELAQANNALQLLLGTYGKLPDDQARSRGDINAVTLPPSLPSQILLQRPDILEAEHALMAANANIGAARAAFFPSITLTSSVSGSSSDLSTLFNAASGMWNFVPKIDIPIFNAGRNQSNLDLAEIRQQQSVVNYEQKIQNAFKEVADALVLRQSLASQITAQQRYLDSLQITLQRARALYQNGAVSYIEVLDAERSLFTTRQSLLDLNYAQQVNEIKLFAALGGGWVE, encoded by the coding sequence ATGTGCAAATTTAAGCTTCTTACCCTCAGCGTTATTTTTATTCTGGCCGGTTGTTCGCTGGCACCGGAGTATCAGCGTCCGGCAATGCCGGTGCCGCAGCAATTCTCCTTAAGCCAGAATGCGCTGGTTCCAACACCTCAGGGATATCAGGACACGGGCTGGCGCACCTTTTTCGTTGACGATCAGGTGAAAGCGCTGATTGGCGAGGCGCTGCTGAATAACCGTGATTTACGCATGGCAACCCTGAAGGTTCAGGAAGCAAGAGCACAATATGGGGTGACGGATGCAGACCGCTATCCACAGCTTAATGCGGGCTCCAGCGGCACTTATAGCGGCAAATTTAAAGGCGATACCAGCACGAAGAAAGAATTTGAGGCTGGACTGAATCTCAGTTTTGATTTGGATTTCTTCGGTCGACTGAAAAATATGAGTGAAGCCGAACGACAGAATTTCTTTGCCAGTGAAGAAGCGCGTCGGGCAGTGCATATCTTATTAATTTCCAACGTGTCGCAAAGTTATTTCAACCAGCGACTGGCTTACGCACAGCTGAAAATCGCCGAAGAAACGCTGCAAAACTATCAGCGCTCTTACGCCTTTGTCGAAAAACAGTTACTGACGGGAAGCACCAACGTACTGGCGCTGGAACAGGCGCGTGGTGTGATTGAAAGTACGCGTGCCGATATCGCAAAACGTAAAGGTGAACTGGCGCAGGCGAATAATGCGCTGCAGCTGTTGCTTGGCACCTACGGGAAATTACCGGACGACCAGGCGCGCAGTCGCGGTGATATAAACGCTGTGACGCTGCCGCCGTCGCTTCCATCGCAAATACTGCTCCAGCGACCGGATATTCTGGAAGCCGAGCATGCGCTAATGGCGGCAAATGCCAATATCGGCGCTGCGCGGGCAGCCTTTTTCCCGTCTATTACGCTCACCAGTTCGGTATCTGGCAGCAGCAGCGATCTCTCCACTTTATTTAATGCGGCCAGCGGCATGTGGAATTTTGTGCCCAAAATCGATATTCCGATTTTTAACGCCGGACGTAACCAGTCAAATCTCGATTTGGCCGAAATTCGCCAGCAGCAGTCGGTGGTGAATTATGAACAAAAAATCCAGAACGCATTTAAAGAGGTGGCGGATGCACTGGTATTGCGCCAAAGCTTGGCCTCCCAAATTACCGCTCAGCAGCGGTATCTGGACTCCTTGCAAATCACGCTGCAACGCGCCAGAGCGCTCTATCAAAATGGTGCGGTGAGCTATATCGAAGTCCTGGACGCAGAGCGTTCTTTATTCACTACCCGGCAATCGTTGCTCGATCTGAATTACGCCCAACAGGTTAATGAAATTAAGTTGTTTGCTGCCTTAGGCGGCGGTTGGGTTGAATAA
- the cusR gene encoding copper response regulator transcription factor CusR gives MKILVVEDEKKTGEYLTKGLTEAGFVVDLADNGLNGYHLAMTGDYDLIILDIMLPDVNGWDIVRMLRSASKGMPILLLTALGTIEHRVKGLELGADDYLVKPFAFAELLARVRTLLRRGAAVIVESQFQVADLMVDLVSRKVTRSGARITLTSKEFTLLEFFLRHQGEVLPRSLIASQVWDMNFDSDTNAIDVAVKRLRAKIDNDFEPKLIQTVRGVGYMLEVPDGY, from the coding sequence ATGAAGATTTTGGTCGTCGAAGATGAGAAAAAAACCGGCGAATACCTGACTAAGGGCCTGACGGAAGCCGGTTTTGTCGTCGATTTGGCAGATAACGGCCTGAACGGGTATCACCTGGCCATGACCGGCGATTATGACCTGATCATTCTCGACATCATGCTGCCTGACGTGAACGGCTGGGACATCGTGCGTATGCTGCGCAGCGCCAGCAAAGGCATGCCGATTCTTCTCCTCACCGCGCTGGGTACGATTGAACATCGGGTCAAAGGACTGGAGTTGGGGGCGGATGATTATCTGGTTAAACCGTTTGCCTTTGCCGAGTTGCTGGCGCGAGTCAGAACGCTGCTGCGCCGTGGGGCGGCGGTGATTGTCGAGAGTCAGTTTCAGGTCGCGGATTTAATGGTCGATCTGGTCAGCCGAAAAGTCACCCGCAGCGGCGCCCGTATTACTCTCACCAGCAAAGAATTTACGTTGCTCGAGTTTTTCCTGCGCCATCAGGGGGAAGTGTTGCCCCGCTCGCTGATTGCCTCGCAAGTCTGGGACATGAATTTTGACAGTGACACCAATGCAATTGACGTCGCCGTGAAGCGCTTACGCGCCAAAATTGATAATGATTTTGAACCGAAGTTGATTCAGACCGTACGCGGTGTGGGATATATGCTTGAGGTACCGGATGGCTATTAA
- a CDS encoding Cu(+)/Ag(+) sensor histidine kinase: MAIKRPQRPFSLATRLTFFISLATIASFFAFAWIMIHSVKVHFAEQDINDLREISTTLERILNQPNEPESRRLETLKNVVSGYSNVIISLEDTNQKAIFHSPGAPDLRQFIASATPDKNARNNNVFLISGPTLHTQNHTHGQNTPSNWRMISLPVGQLADGKPAWTLYMALSIDFHLHYINDLKNKLIMTASLISMMIVFIVLFAVYKGHEPIRNVSRRIQNITSKDLDVRLDPQAVPIELEQLVSSFNHMIERIEDVFKRQSNFSADIAHEIRTPITNLVTQTEIALSQPRSQKELEDVLYSNLEEFGRMSKMVSDMLFLAQADNNQLIPEKTALNLADEVGKVFDFFEAWAEEREVSLRFEGRACWVSGDPLMLRRALSNLLSNAMRYTPKGQSVTVRVKEADGQVQIIVENPGPPIAAEHLPRLFDRFYRVDPSRQRKGEGSGIGLAIVKSIVAAHQGKVAVTSDARATCFILTLPKHAI; encoded by the coding sequence ATGGCTATTAAACGCCCGCAACGTCCCTTTTCACTAGCAACGCGCCTGACCTTTTTTATCAGCCTGGCAACCATCGCCTCATTTTTCGCCTTCGCCTGGATAATGATCCACTCCGTGAAGGTCCATTTTGCCGAGCAGGATATCAACGATTTAAGAGAGATCAGCACCACGCTGGAACGAATCCTTAATCAACCCAACGAACCTGAATCCCGCCGACTGGAAACCTTAAAAAATGTAGTTTCCGGCTACTCAAACGTTATTATTTCTTTAGAAGATACCAACCAAAAGGCCATTTTTCATTCACCTGGCGCGCCGGACCTGCGCCAGTTTATCGCCAGTGCGACACCGGATAAAAATGCCCGTAACAATAATGTTTTTTTAATCTCCGGCCCCACGCTACACACGCAGAATCACACTCACGGGCAAAACACCCCTTCCAACTGGCGAATGATTAGTTTGCCGGTAGGCCAGTTAGCGGACGGCAAACCGGCGTGGACGCTGTATATGGCGTTATCGATAGATTTCCATCTGCATTATATTAACGATCTGAAAAACAAGCTGATTATGACGGCATCGCTAATTAGCATGATGATTGTTTTTATCGTGCTGTTCGCCGTTTATAAAGGCCATGAACCGATCCGTAATGTCAGTCGCCGCATCCAAAATATCACCTCGAAAGATCTTGATGTGCGCCTGGATCCACAAGCCGTTCCTATTGAACTGGAACAACTGGTGAGTTCGTTTAATCACATGATCGAACGCATTGAGGATGTGTTTAAACGCCAGTCGAATTTCTCTGCGGATATTGCCCATGAGATCCGCACGCCAATCACCAACCTGGTCACACAAACGGAAATTGCGCTCAGCCAACCCCGTAGCCAGAAAGAACTGGAAGATGTGCTCTATTCCAATCTTGAAGAGTTTGGCCGGATGTCGAAGATGGTGAGCGATATGCTGTTCCTGGCACAGGCAGATAACAATCAACTGATCCCGGAAAAGACGGCGCTCAACCTGGCGGATGAAGTCGGTAAGGTGTTTGACTTTTTCGAGGCCTGGGCAGAAGAGCGCGAAGTCAGTTTACGCTTTGAGGGCCGCGCATGCTGGGTGTCTGGCGATCCGTTAATGCTGCGCAGAGCCCTGAGCAATCTGCTGTCTAACGCGATGCGTTACACGCCCAAAGGCCAGTCGGTGACAGTACGGGTTAAAGAAGCTGATGGGCAGGTACAGATTATCGTCGAAAACCCAGGCCCTCCCATCGCTGCGGAACATCTGCCGCGACTGTTCGACCGTTTCTATCGCGTGGACCCGTCACGGCAGCGTAAAGGAGAAGGTAGCGGTATTGGCCTGGCGATTGTGAAATCGATTGTCGCTGCCCATCAGGGAAAAGTGGCGGTCACCTCCGACGCCCGTGCTACCTGCTTTATTCTGACGCTGCCAAAACATGCAATTTAA
- a CDS encoding copper-binding protein: protein MNKISSFLAIAFFISAGVNATDSIDTHQQAAMVHKMMNNSDASAHQKMAQAHQAQAQAQAQAQNSQPTKTVAPSFAQMNEHEKAMVVHESMNNGHAFAHKQQAEQHRAQIPAQG, encoded by the coding sequence ATGAATAAGATATCCTCTTTTTTAGCTATCGCATTTTTTATCTCAGCGGGTGTTAATGCTACAGATAGCATTGATACGCACCAACAGGCAGCGATGGTCCATAAAATGATGAATAATAGCGATGCTTCTGCTCATCAGAAAATGGCACAGGCACATCAAGCACAAGCGCAAGCGCAAGCGCAAGCGCAAAATAGTCAGCCCACGAAGACTGTTGCGCCGTCATTTGCACAAATGAATGAGCATGAAAAAGCGATGGTCGTACATGAGTCTATGAATAACGGCCATGCGTTTGCACATAAGCAACAGGCCGAACAGCACCGTGCACAGATCCCCGCACAAGGGTAA
- a CDS encoding MBL fold metallo-hydrolase, with amino-acid sequence MALTLTVLLENRRAAGADKSLRAKPGLSLLVQDETTSILFDTGPDDSFILNAAQMGVDLSQLDAVVLSHGHYDHCGGVPWLEDNSRVICHPQIACERYASITLAGTPRKIKKLSRDNDYSRLIMEYTCEPLAISERFLWSGEISVPTPQAYGVISEATPQPDYISDEGVLIYKSERGLVIITGCGHRGIENIVRHCQNITGITKIHALIGGFHLRAASPFKLWQTRQFIKQQKPDTVLGCHCTGTWGRLWLPGTNAPATGDVIVLAE; translated from the coding sequence GTGGCTTTAACCCTCACGGTATTGCTTGAAAACAGACGTGCTGCTGGCGCTGATAAATCATTACGGGCAAAGCCTGGACTAAGTCTGTTAGTCCAGGATGAAACAACCTCTATCCTGTTTGATACCGGGCCGGATGACAGCTTCATACTTAACGCCGCACAAATGGGTGTTGATTTATCGCAGCTTGACGCCGTGGTACTTTCACACGGCCATTACGATCACTGTGGCGGCGTGCCGTGGCTCGAGGATAACAGTCGTGTCATTTGCCATCCTCAAATCGCCTGCGAGCGTTACGCCTCAATAACTCTTGCGGGAACGCCGCGAAAAATAAAAAAACTCTCCCGCGATAACGACTATTCTCGACTCATCATGGAATACACCTGCGAACCGTTGGCTATTAGTGAACGTTTTTTGTGGTCCGGGGAAATTAGCGTCCCCACTCCGCAGGCCTATGGCGTGATTAGCGAAGCGACACCCCAACCAGATTACATCAGCGATGAAGGCGTATTGATTTATAAATCAGAGCGCGGGTTAGTCATCATTACCGGCTGCGGGCATCGGGGAATAGAAAATATCGTCCGCCATTGTCAAAATATTACCGGCATTACAAAGATCCACGCCCTGATCGGCGGATTTCATTTACGTGCGGCGTCTCCCTTTAAGCTATGGCAGACACGGCAATTTATTAAGCAACAAAAACCAGACACGGTTCTCGGCTGTCACTGCACCGGCACTTGGGGGCGATTGTGGCTACCAGGAACAAATGCTCCAGCAACGGGAGATGTGATCGTACTAGCAGAGTGA
- a CDS encoding trimethylamine-N-oxide reductase 2 gives MKLTRRDFIKTAGAATGTMAISSVIPMPAWAEGQNGGAILTAARWGAVYVEVKDGKVVSSKGALPKTVPNSLQQTAPDQVHTNIRVKYPMVRKSYLENPGKADGKRGSDPFVRVSWEQALKLIHEQHSRIRSSSGPASVFAGSYGWRSSGVLHKAQTLLQRYMSMAGGYAGHTGDYSTGAAQVIMPYVVGSVEVYEQQTTWPMVLEHSQVVVLWGMNPLNTLKIAWSSTDEQGIEYFNLLKKSGKSVIAIDPMRSETIEFFGDNATWIAPNMGTDVAMMLGIAHTLVKKNLHDKAFLEKYTTGYPQFEEYLLGKSDNVEKTAEWASGVCGVPAEQLEKLADIFSSNKTMLMAGWGIQRQQYGEQKHWMLVTLAAMLGQIGTEGGGFGFSYHYSNGGNPTRTGGVLPAISAKIEGGSSAGNDWAVSDAVTNLPVARIVEALENPGGKYQHNGKEQTFPEIKMIWWAGGANFTHHQDTNRLIKAWQKPELVVISECYWTAAAKHADIVLPITTSFERNDLTMTGDYSNQHLVPMKQVIEPQFEARSDFDVFADLAEMLKPGGKAVYTEGKDEMAWLKQFYDVAQKAARAQRVAMPQFNAFWQQNKLIEMRENEKNNKYVRYADFRSDPVMNALGTPSGKIEIYSKTIEGYKYKDCPPHASWIEPDEWKGSADKDQLQLLTAHPAHRLHSQLNYAALRKEYAIANREPVTIHPDDAKARGIAEGDLVRVWNGRGQVLVGAHVSDGIKPGIICIHEGAWPDIENGICKNGGANVLTADIPTSRLANGCAGNTSLVYAEKYTGEAPKLTVFDEPEIVTM, from the coding sequence ATGAAACTCACAAGACGTGACTTTATCAAGACGGCTGGCGCGGCAACCGGGACTATGGCGATTTCTTCGGTGATCCCGATGCCAGCCTGGGCAGAAGGCCAAAATGGCGGGGCAATCCTGACGGCCGCACGTTGGGGGGCGGTGTATGTGGAAGTGAAAGACGGCAAAGTGGTTTCCTCAAAAGGCGCATTGCCGAAAACCGTACCGAACTCATTACAACAAACTGCACCGGACCAGGTGCACACCAATATCCGCGTAAAATATCCGATGGTGCGCAAAAGTTATCTGGAAAACCCGGGTAAAGCGGACGGCAAACGCGGCAGCGATCCTTTTGTGCGGGTGAGTTGGGAGCAAGCGCTGAAACTCATTCATGAACAGCATAGCCGGATTCGCAGCAGCTCTGGTCCAGCGTCGGTGTTTGCTGGCTCTTATGGTTGGCGCTCCAGCGGGGTTTTGCATAAAGCACAGACATTGCTGCAACGTTATATGAGCATGGCGGGTGGATATGCCGGACATACCGGGGATTACTCCACCGGGGCCGCGCAGGTCATCATGCCCTACGTTGTGGGATCGGTTGAAGTCTATGAACAACAAACCACCTGGCCTATGGTACTTGAACACAGCCAGGTCGTGGTGTTGTGGGGCATGAACCCGCTCAATACGTTAAAAATTGCCTGGAGCAGTACGGACGAACAAGGGATCGAATACTTTAATCTGCTGAAAAAATCAGGGAAAAGCGTCATTGCCATCGATCCTATGCGTTCTGAAACTATCGAATTCTTTGGTGATAACGCCACCTGGATAGCGCCTAACATGGGCACCGATGTGGCGATGATGCTCGGGATTGCTCATACGCTGGTGAAGAAAAATCTCCACGACAAAGCTTTCCTGGAAAAATACACCACCGGATATCCGCAGTTTGAAGAGTATTTGCTGGGTAAGAGCGATAACGTCGAGAAAACCGCCGAGTGGGCTTCCGGTGTGTGCGGCGTGCCTGCAGAACAGCTGGAAAAACTGGCAGATATTTTCTCCAGTAACAAAACCATGCTGATGGCAGGGTGGGGGATCCAGCGTCAGCAATACGGTGAGCAAAAACACTGGATGCTAGTAACGCTGGCAGCAATGCTTGGGCAAATTGGTACCGAAGGCGGTGGTTTTGGTTTCTCTTACCACTACTCTAACGGCGGAAACCCAACGCGCACCGGCGGGGTATTACCGGCGATATCGGCCAAAATTGAGGGCGGCTCGTCAGCAGGAAATGACTGGGCGGTTTCTGATGCGGTGACTAATTTGCCGGTGGCGCGAATCGTCGAAGCGCTGGAGAATCCGGGCGGAAAATATCAGCATAATGGTAAAGAGCAGACCTTCCCGGAAATCAAAATGATCTGGTGGGCTGGTGGCGCTAACTTTACCCACCATCAGGATACTAATCGCTTAATTAAAGCCTGGCAGAAGCCCGAACTGGTTGTTATCTCCGAGTGTTACTGGACCGCAGCGGCCAAACACGCCGATATTGTCCTGCCAATTACCACGTCGTTTGAACGTAACGATCTGACCATGACCGGCGATTACAGCAACCAGCACTTGGTGCCGATGAAGCAGGTGATTGAGCCGCAATTTGAAGCACGTAGTGATTTTGACGTGTTTGCCGATCTGGCAGAGATGCTCAAGCCGGGTGGCAAAGCGGTCTACACCGAAGGGAAAGACGAAATGGCGTGGCTGAAGCAATTCTACGATGTTGCGCAGAAAGCCGCCCGCGCCCAGCGTGTCGCCATGCCTCAATTCAACGCGTTCTGGCAGCAGAATAAACTGATCGAAATGCGTGAGAATGAGAAGAACAACAAATATGTGCGCTACGCGGATTTTCGCAGCGATCCGGTGATGAACGCACTCGGAACACCGAGCGGTAAGATAGAAATCTACTCAAAAACGATTGAGGGCTATAAATACAAAGATTGTCCGCCGCATGCATCATGGATTGAACCAGATGAATGGAAAGGCTCTGCGGATAAGGATCAATTGCAGTTATTGACGGCACACCCGGCACATCGTTTGCACAGCCAGTTGAACTACGCTGCGCTGCGTAAAGAATACGCCATTGCCAATCGCGAACCTGTGACGATTCACCCGGATGATGCGAAGGCCAGAGGTATTGCCGAGGGGGATTTGGTTCGCGTCTGGAATGGCCGTGGACAGGTGTTGGTTGGGGCGCACGTCAGTGATGGGATCAAACCGGGGATCATCTGTATTCACGAAGGGGCCTGGCCAGATATTGAAAACGGTATATGTAAAAACGGCGGGGCCAATGTATTGACTGCGGATATTCCAACCTCAAGACTGGCGAATGGTTGCGCAGGCAATACCAGTCTGGTGTACGCGGAGAAATATACCGGCGAAGCGCCAAAACTCACCGTATTTGATGAGCCTGAAATCGTCACCATGTAA
- a CDS encoding NapC/NirT family cytochrome c yields MRKINKTILWTMLLCIVLGAVIVLAGQWTLHKTSSTEFCLSCHTMQAPYEEYTGSVHFQNQKGIRAECADCHIPQGGLDYLVAKLRASKDVYHQFVTKKIDTPEKFEEHRLAMAQTVWAQLKASDSATCRSCHSMDAMDLAAQSADAQKMHKMGIAEKQTCIDCHKGVAHFPPEIKMDDSALKGLEAQSASTPATAKELYAVSNTALGDLGTVYPATKMQVLKSTENSRLVEIRGSQMQGSEQVIYYAAGQRLILASLSEKGQQSLKILSDWKTDDYGNTWRDVALQGEWSGSALASREPMWDYARKLDNVYCAGCHAPIPANHFTLNAWPSVAKGMGARTNISENELDILSRYFQYNAKDMNK; encoded by the coding sequence ATGAGAAAAATAAATAAAACCATCCTATGGACAATGCTGCTATGCATTGTTTTGGGTGCAGTTATTGTTTTGGCGGGGCAATGGACATTACATAAAACGTCGAGTACTGAATTTTGTCTGTCATGCCATACGATGCAAGCGCCTTACGAAGAATATACCGGTTCAGTTCATTTTCAGAATCAGAAAGGTATTCGGGCAGAATGTGCGGACTGTCATATTCCGCAAGGTGGCCTGGATTATTTGGTCGCTAAGTTGCGAGCCTCAAAAGATGTTTATCATCAGTTTGTGACCAAAAAGATCGATACCCCGGAAAAATTTGAAGAACATCGCCTGGCGATGGCGCAAACCGTGTGGGCGCAATTGAAAGCCAGCGATTCGGCCACCTGTCGCAGCTGTCACAGTATGGATGCGATGGATCTTGCCGCACAAAGTGCGGATGCGCAGAAAATGCACAAAATGGGCATTGCGGAAAAGCAAACTTGTATTGATTGCCATAAAGGTGTCGCCCACTTCCCGCCTGAAATAAAAATGGATGACAGCGCTCTCAAAGGGCTTGAAGCACAGTCCGCATCGACTCCCGCAACGGCGAAAGAGCTTTATGCCGTCAGTAATACCGCTCTTGGTGATTTGGGAACAGTTTATCCGGCAACCAAAATGCAGGTACTGAAATCGACGGAAAATTCGCGACTGGTGGAGATCCGCGGCAGCCAGATGCAGGGAAGTGAACAGGTCATTTATTACGCTGCTGGACAGCGTTTGATTCTGGCCAGCCTGAGTGAAAAAGGTCAGCAGTCTCTGAAGATTCTCTCCGACTGGAAAACAGATGACTACGGCAATACGTGGAGGGACGTGGCTCTGCAAGGAGAATGGAGTGGCTCCGCGCTTGCCAGCCGTGAACCGATGTGGGATTACGCACGCAAGCTCGACAATGTGTATTGCGCGGGCTGTCATGCGCCGATCCCCGCTAATCACTTTACGCTCAACGCCTGGCCTTCAGTGGCAAAAGGGATGGGCGCTCGCACCAATATCAGTGAAAACGAACTGGATATCCTGAGCCGTTACTTCCAGTACAACGCGAAAGACATGAATAAATAA
- the uspF gene encoding universal stress protein UspF, with amino-acid sequence MYRSILVPIDISEADLTRQVIPQVEAHAKTAKVHFLAVIPTVPFYASLGLAYSNEFPDRSGIQVKATEKLEEIVKQFNIPAGRTELHVVYGPPKDQILKLAEAVDAELIIIGSHKPGFSTYLLGSTASAVVRHAKCPVLVVR; translated from the coding sequence ATGTATCGTTCTATTCTGGTGCCGATTGATATCTCTGAAGCCGATCTAACTCGCCAGGTGATTCCTCAGGTCGAGGCGCATGCAAAAACGGCAAAGGTCCATTTTTTAGCCGTTATCCCTACCGTCCCATTCTATGCATCACTGGGACTGGCCTACTCCAATGAATTCCCGGACAGAAGTGGCATTCAGGTTAAGGCCACCGAAAAGCTGGAAGAGATCGTGAAGCAATTCAACATCCCTGCCGGCAGGACGGAGCTCCATGTGGTTTACGGCCCGCCTAAAGATCAGATCCTGAAGCTCGCGGAAGCGGTAGACGCGGAACTTATCATCATCGGTTCACATAAGCCGGGTTTTAGCACTTATCTACTGGGTTCAACGGCTTCTGCCGTCGTACGCCACGCAAAATGTCCCGTGCTTGTTGTGCGGTGA
- the torD gene encoding molecular chaperone TorD: MTKHSSLTTEQMACVYAWLAQLFSRERDDESLVLLQSSEMAEWFAVLKGEPSLEAQVLLLEEKIAALKVREDATLELAADFCSLFLMSDQHAALPYSSAYLKDTPDNGVIRQLLSEAGMQVSDAFSESADHLAIFIELLSHLHFSLAEAGQRYQQIDALRKDTLVGLLRWLPEFTTQCRRYDDFGFYGALSQLLLAVVRLDNQT; the protein is encoded by the coding sequence ATGACGAAACACTCTTCTCTGACAACGGAACAGATGGCCTGTGTTTACGCCTGGCTGGCGCAGTTGTTTTCCCGGGAGCGTGACGATGAAAGCCTGGTGCTTTTACAGTCCAGTGAAATGGCTGAGTGGTTCGCGGTGCTAAAAGGTGAACCGTCGCTTGAGGCGCAGGTCCTTTTGCTGGAGGAGAAAATTGCTGCGTTGAAGGTGCGTGAAGACGCCACTCTGGAACTGGCTGCTGATTTTTGCAGCCTGTTCCTGATGTCGGATCAACATGCGGCGTTACCCTATTCGTCGGCTTATCTCAAGGATACGCCAGACAACGGGGTCATCAGGCAGCTGTTATCTGAAGCTGGAATGCAGGTCAGTGATGCGTTTAGCGAGTCTGCCGATCATCTGGCGATTTTCATCGAACTGCTGAGTCATCTGCATTTTTCTCTGGCAGAGGCAGGACAGCGTTATCAGCAAATTGATGCGTTGCGCAAAGACACGCTGGTTGGGTTGTTACGTTGGTTACCGGAATTCACCACTCAATGCCGCCGTTATGATGATTTTGGTTTTTATGGTGCGTTGAGCCAGCTGTTGCTGGCAGTTGTCAGACTGGATAATCAGACCTGA